In one window of Gossypium hirsutum isolate 1008001.06 chromosome A01, Gossypium_hirsutum_v2.1, whole genome shotgun sequence DNA:
- the LOC107958011 gene encoding metallothionein-like protein 2 gives MSCCGGNCGCGSGCKCGSGCGGCKMYPEMNFAEQTTTGTLVLGVAPRKVHFDGAEMETGAENGCKCGDNCTCNPCNCK, from the exons ATGTCTTGCTGTGGTGGAAACTGCGGTTGCGGCTCCGGTTGCAAGTGCGGCAGCGGCTGCGGCGG ttgcAAGATGTACCCTGAGATGAACTTTGCTGAGCAAACCACAACCGGGACACTTGTTCTTGGCGTGGCACCCCGGAAAGT GCACTTTGATGGAGCTGAAATGGAAACTGGGGCTGAAAATGGCTGCAAATGTGGAGATAACTGCACTTGCAACCCTTGCAATTGTAAATGA